A region of the Campylobacter cuniculorum DSM 23162 = LMG 24588 genome:
GCTTGTTAAATGGTGGATTAGACGCTATAAGTGTTAAAGAACTTTTATATCAAAGTGTGCCATATATAGGCTTTGCTAAGGCTTTTGATTTTTTTAAAACAAGCAATGAAAGTCTCGTACACAAGGGAATAAAACTTCCTTTAGAAAAACAAGGCACAACAAAACCAGAAAATCGCTATGAAGAGGGGCTTAAAAAGCAAGTTGAAATTTTTGGTGAGGGCATCATCAAAGCCAACGAAAATGCTCCTAAGGATACAAGACATTTTAGGGAATTTTTATCAAGTAATTGTTTTGGGGATTATTATACAAGAAGGGGTTTGGATTTAAAAACCAGAGAATTGCTAACCTTTGTATTTATCGCATGTCTTGGAGGCTGTGAGCCTCAACTTAAGGCTCATACAATGGGGAATTTAAAATTAGGAAACCATAAAGGGATTTTAATCAGTGCTATCACGCAAATTTGCCCTCTCATTGGCTATCCTAGAACACTTAATGCTTTAAGCATTGTTGAAGAAAATACAAAATCTTAAAAACCAAACAAATGCTTAGTTTGGTTTTAAAATTTATGCTTGAGTAAAAAATGAAGGATTTTGTTTATAAAATTTAAGCCTTAAAGAAAGGGAATTGGCTCTTCTTTGCTGTGCAATTTTATTTGTATTTTCACTTTTTTTCAAGCTATGCAATTTTGCATCCTATTAGGGATTCTTTAGGGCTTGAAGG
Encoded here:
- a CDS encoding carboxymuconolactone decarboxylase family protein, producing the protein MQRRNFLKKSAFVMAGALGGVSLQAKQNKKNERKGFENLMQNDPEFAKFFEYFIKEQVSQHNELDPKTTLLVKLAALIATSSVNLYKQTLDECLLNGGLDAISVKELLYQSVPYIGFAKAFDFFKTSNESLVHKGIKLPLEKQGTTKPENRYEEGLKKQVEIFGEGIIKANENAPKDTRHFREFLSSNCFGDYYTRRGLDLKTRELLTFVFIACLGGCEPQLKAHTMGNLKLGNHKGILISAITQICPLIGYPRTLNALSIVEENTKS